In Paracoccus methylovorus, a genomic segment contains:
- a CDS encoding 2-hydroxyacid dehydrogenase, whose amino-acid sequence MKLLVTRRMTQAAEHALSARFETEILDRKDGLSVEEAAQALADYDAILPTLGDRFTAEAFDGQPRCKLLANFGAGYNHIDVAAAAAAGVAVTNTPDAVTEATADIALTLILMTARRAGEGERLLRRGEWNGWEPTQLLGRHVAGCTVGIIGMGRIGKAIARRCHYGFGMDVLFHNRSVVSSLDFPARQVADLDELLVQSDFVVVAVPGGAETRHMIGARELERLGPRSYLVNIARGDVVEEAALVEALARGRIAGAGLDVYEFEPKVAPELCAMENVTLLPHLGTAAEEVRTAMAMRAMNNLIAFAEGHALPDRVN is encoded by the coding sequence ATGAAGCTTTTGGTGACGCGCCGCATGACGCAGGCGGCGGAACATGCGCTGTCGGCCCGGTTCGAGACCGAGATACTGGATCGCAAGGACGGGCTCAGCGTCGAAGAAGCCGCGCAGGCCTTGGCCGACTACGACGCGATCCTGCCGACGCTGGGCGACCGGTTCACCGCCGAAGCGTTTGACGGCCAGCCACGTTGCAAGCTGCTGGCCAATTTTGGCGCGGGCTACAACCATATTGACGTGGCGGCGGCGGCGGCGGCGGGCGTGGCCGTGACCAACACGCCGGACGCCGTGACCGAGGCAACCGCCGATATTGCCCTGACCCTGATCTTGATGACCGCCCGCCGCGCGGGCGAGGGAGAGCGGCTTTTGCGCCGCGGCGAGTGGAACGGATGGGAACCGACGCAACTGCTGGGCCGCCATGTCGCGGGCTGTACTGTCGGCATCATCGGCATGGGCCGCATCGGCAAGGCCATTGCCCGGCGCTGCCATTATGGCTTTGGCATGGACGTGCTGTTCCATAACCGCTCGGTGGTTTCATCGCTGGATTTCCCGGCTCGGCAGGTCGCTGATCTGGACGAGTTGCTGGTGCAGTCGGATTTCGTCGTCGTTGCCGTACCCGGCGGGGCCGAGACCCGGCACATGATCGGTGCGCGTGAGCTGGAGCGGCTGGGGCCGCGTTCATATCTGGTCAATATCGCCCGGGGCGACGTAGTCGAAGAGGCGGCATTGGTCGAGGCGCTGGCTCGGGGACGGATCGCGGGGGCAGGCCTGGACGTCTATGAATTCGAGCCGAAGGTGGCGCCCGAGCTTTGCGCCATGGAGAACGTAACCCTGTTGCCCCATCTGGGCACTGCCGCAGAAGAGGTGCGCACCGCCATGGCCATGCGGGCAATGAACAACCTGATCGCCTTTGCCGAGGGCCATGCGTTGCCCGACCGGGTGAACTGA
- a CDS encoding tRNA-binding protein: MRGQISWADFEKVDIRVGRITRAEPFPQARRPAFKLWLDFGPEIGERKSSAQITRHYVPDELIGRQVLAVVNFPPRQIGPFMSEVLVLGLPDAEGEVVLIGPGHEVPVGGRMY, from the coding sequence ATGAGGGGGCAGATTTCTTGGGCGGATTTCGAGAAGGTCGATATCCGGGTGGGCCGCATTACGCGCGCCGAGCCCTTCCCGCAGGCGCGGCGTCCGGCGTTCAAGCTGTGGCTGGATTTCGGACCCGAGATCGGCGAGCGCAAAAGCTCGGCCCAGATCACCCGGCATTATGTGCCTGACGAGTTGATCGGCCGGCAGGTGCTGGCGGTGGTGAATTTCCCGCCGCGCCAGATCGGCCCTTTCATGTCCGAGGTTCTGGTGCTGGGCCTGCCGGACGCAGAGGGAGAGGTCGTGCTGATCGGTCCCGGCCATGAGGTGCCCGTCGGGGGGAGGATGTATTGA
- a CDS encoding DUF475 domain-containing protein: protein MRSTFSYMTWPFITTGMGLALAAFLGWEYSGTGAGALAFFLIAAILAVLEISLSFDNAIVNANKLKQMTPKWQRRFLTWGILIAVFGMRVIFPLMVVVIAAHLAPWEAIRLAATQPQEYSRIIHEAHLPIAAFGGSFLMLVALNYFFDEAKDVDWIKGVEAALRKLGEIRGMEVGFVLICMLVIVGQLPMEKEHTFIIAAIWGVITYLLVDMLGHVLDRWGGQPSHADMARGGFGAFLYLEVLDASFSFDGVIGAFALTQNLFLIAIGLGIGAMYVRSMTVMLVERGTLAAFRYLEHGAFWSIFVLSVLMFVQTLRPIPEVVTGLLGACFIGMAFLSSLAWRRRHPQE, encoded by the coding sequence ATGAGATCCACCTTCAGCTACATGACCTGGCCCTTCATCACTACCGGAATGGGGCTGGCGCTTGCCGCTTTTCTGGGCTGGGAATACAGCGGCACCGGGGCAGGGGCGCTGGCCTTTTTCCTGATCGCCGCCATCCTTGCGGTGCTGGAAATCTCGCTTTCCTTCGACAATGCCATCGTCAATGCCAACAAGCTCAAGCAGATGACGCCGAAATGGCAGCGCCGTTTTCTGACCTGGGGCATCCTGATCGCGGTCTTCGGCATGCGGGTGATCTTTCCGCTGATGGTCGTCGTTATCGCCGCCCATCTCGCCCCGTGGGAGGCCATACGTCTGGCCGCAACCCAGCCACAGGAATACTCGCGCATCATCCACGAAGCGCATCTGCCCATCGCCGCTTTCGGCGGATCGTTCCTGATGCTGGTGGCGCTGAATTATTTCTTTGACGAGGCCAAGGACGTGGACTGGATCAAGGGGGTCGAGGCCGCCTTGCGCAAGCTGGGCGAGATCCGCGGCATGGAGGTCGGCTTCGTGCTGATCTGCATGTTGGTGATCGTGGGACAATTGCCGATGGAAAAGGAACATACCTTTATCATCGCCGCGATCTGGGGGGTCATCACCTATCTCTTGGTGGATATGCTCGGCCATGTGCTGGATCGCTGGGGAGGGCAGCCCAGCCACGCCGATATGGCGCGCGGCGGCTTCGGCGCCTTTCTCTATCTCGAAGTGCTGGACGCATCATTCAGCTTCGACGGGGTGATCGGGGCATTCGCCCTGACCCAGAACCTGTTCCTGATCGCCATCGGCCTTGGCATCGGCGCCATGTATGTCCGCTCCATGACCGTGATGCTGGTCGAGCGCGGCACGCTCGCCGCCTTCCGCTATCTCGAGCACGGCGCCTTCTGGTCGATCTTCGTGCTGTCGGTCCTGATGTTCGTGCAGACGCTGCGCCCCATCCCCGAGGTTGTCACGGGTCTCTTGGGTGCCTGTTTCATCGGCATGGCGTTTCTCAGTTCGCTGGCGTGGCGCCGCCGCCACCCCCAAGAATAA
- a CDS encoding glycerate kinase type-2 family protein, which translates to MSPADRAMALIRVGIGAADPGAAVARGMAEVLADPPGQGGRWQIIALGKAARAMAKAALAALPDAEALVVTNAGNDAPLAGAQVMRAGHPQPDEEGATAAREVIARLTAAGPPDRVLALISGGGSAMLPAPAEGMDLADKQAVNRLLLASGADISQVNLIRQGLSQLKGGGWLRLSRAPVAALILSDVPGDDLRVIASGPTVAPVSTRAQAAELAKSLGIWDKMPDAARSALTRPEDDRALPKTKNILVGSNAISVVAMVADGADPAPIPLEGDVQDCAEAIWALAADLQPGQALAFGGETTVKLTGDGMGGRNQELALRLALLAEAQPVAFDWAFAAVGSDGRDGPGEAAGGLVGPGTPDAIRAGGIDPVAALARNDSTPALAAGSALVVTGATGTNVADLAVLVRA; encoded by the coding sequence ATGTCGCCGGCTGATCGCGCCATGGCGCTGATCCGCGTGGGCATCGGTGCCGCCGATCCGGGTGCGGCGGTGGCGCGCGGCATGGCCGAGGTGCTGGCCGATCCGCCGGGGCAGGGTGGGCGCTGGCAGATCATTGCGCTTGGCAAGGCTGCCCGCGCCATGGCCAAGGCGGCGCTGGCCGCCCTGCCTGATGCCGAGGCGCTGGTGGTGACCAATGCCGGGAATGATGCGCCCCTGGCAGGGGCGCAGGTGATGCGCGCGGGCCATCCCCAGCCTGATGAAGAGGGCGCGACCGCTGCGCGCGAGGTGATCGCCCGGCTTACCGCCGCCGGACCGCCGGACCGGGTTCTGGCGCTGATTTCGGGCGGCGGCTCGGCCATGTTGCCAGCCCCGGCCGAAGGTATGGACCTCGCCGACAAACAGGCGGTGAACCGGCTGCTTCTGGCCTCGGGCGCGGATATTTCGCAGGTGAACCTGATCCGGCAAGGGCTGTCGCAGCTCAAGGGCGGCGGCTGGCTGCGCCTGTCGCGGGCACCGGTTGCGGCGCTGATCTTGTCCGACGTGCCCGGAGACGACCTGCGCGTGATCGCCTCGGGGCCCACGGTGGCGCCGGTCAGCACGCGGGCGCAGGCGGCCGAACTGGCAAAATCGCTGGGTATCTGGGACAAGATGCCGGATGCGGCGCGCTCGGCACTGACGCGTCCCGAAGATGACCGGGCCTTGCCAAAGACGAAAAACATTCTCGTCGGTTCCAACGCGATCTCGGTCGTCGCCATGGTTGCGGACGGGGCCGATCCCGCGCCGATCCCGCTGGAGGGCGACGTGCAGGACTGCGCCGAAGCGATCTGGGCACTGGCTGCCGACCTGCAGCCCGGTCAGGCGCTGGCCTTTGGCGGTGAGACGACGGTGAAACTGACCGGCGATGGCATGGGCGGTCGCAATCAGGAACTGGCGCTGCGTCTGGCGCTGCTGGCCGAGGCGCAGCCGGTGGCTTTCGACTGGGCTTTTGCCGCTGTCGGCAGCGATGGGCGCGATGGTCCGGGCGAGGCGGCGGGCGGGCTGGTTGGCCCCGGCACTCCGGATGCGATTCGTGCAGGCGGTATCGACCCAGTGGCGGCTTTGGCGAGAAACGATTCCACTCCGGCGCTGGCGGCGGGCAGCGCGCTGGTGGTGACCGGTGCCACGGGCACCAATGTCGCCGATCTGGCCGTGTTGGTCCGGGCCTGA